The Clostridiales bacterium genome includes a window with the following:
- a CDS encoding YebC/PmpR family DNA-binding transcriptional regulator yields MAGHSKWATTKHRKAAQDKKRSALFSKLSRMVTVAAKAGGDPNPENNASLAAAIAKAKSYSLPKDKIESAIAKAFGPGGGANYDEVVYEGYGPAGVALYIEALTDNRNRTAADVRSAFSRAGGNLGASGSVAFQFERKGEIALETKGLPDEDELMLLVAEAGGEDLVGGSGEWFVYTAAGDVMGVKAALDEAGIPVKGAELVMEPVTTTAVTVEEAKKVLRLVDALEDHDDIQAVYHTMELTAEIQAALEE; encoded by the coding sequence ATGGCAGGTCATTCGAAGTGGGCGACGACGAAGCATCGTAAGGCTGCGCAGGACAAGAAGCGCTCCGCGCTGTTTAGCAAGTTGTCGCGCATGGTCACGGTGGCCGCTAAAGCCGGCGGCGATCCTAATCCCGAGAACAACGCGTCGCTTGCGGCAGCTATCGCGAAGGCGAAGAGCTACTCTCTGCCCAAAGACAAGATAGAGAGCGCGATCGCTAAAGCGTTTGGCCCTGGCGGGGGCGCGAACTACGATGAAGTGGTGTACGAGGGATACGGTCCAGCTGGTGTCGCCCTCTACATCGAGGCGTTGACCGACAACCGCAACCGGACCGCGGCAGACGTGAGGAGCGCCTTCTCGCGGGCGGGCGGAAACCTCGGAGCGAGCGGATCGGTTGCGTTTCAGTTTGAGCGAAAGGGCGAGATTGCGCTCGAGACCAAGGGACTTCCAGACGAAGATGAACTGATGCTCCTGGTCGCCGAGGCAGGCGGTGAGGACCTCGTTGGCGGGAGCGGCGAGTGGTTTGTCTACACCGCTGCCGGTGATGTGATGGGAGTGAAGGCGGCACTGGATGAGGCGGGTATCCCCGTCAAAGGCGCCGAGCTCGTCATGGAGCCGGTCACTACGACGGCGGTCACAGTCGAAGAAGCCAAGAAGGTGCTCCGTCTCGTCGATGCGCTTGAGGACCATGACGACATCCAGGCGGTCTACCACACGATGGAGCTCACAGCCGAGATACAGGCTGCACTCGAAGAGTGA
- the pdxT gene encoding pyridoxal 5'-phosphate synthase glutaminase subunit PdxT: MRVGVLALQGAFREHIVILGALGVEADAIRKPEQLAACSGLIVPGGESTAIAKLMKAYDFYDPIIQHYGAGLAVWGTCAGAILLASGIIDAVEGQRGLELMNIVVRRNAFGRQAASFEADLDIADLAGGAFRGVFIRAPWIESVGKSARVLATHDGHVVAARQDSLLATVFHPELTGDVRMHAYFVEEVIGSARR; this comes from the coding sequence GTGCGCGTCGGCGTGCTTGCCCTTCAGGGGGCGTTTCGCGAGCACATCGTGATTCTTGGGGCGCTCGGCGTGGAGGCAGACGCGATCCGTAAGCCCGAGCAGCTTGCCGCGTGCTCCGGGCTCATCGTGCCGGGTGGCGAGTCAACCGCGATCGCCAAGCTCATGAAAGCATACGATTTCTACGATCCGATCATCCAGCACTACGGTGCGGGACTGGCTGTGTGGGGAACGTGCGCGGGCGCGATCCTGCTTGCGAGCGGGATCATCGACGCGGTCGAAGGGCAGCGCGGACTCGAACTCATGAACATCGTTGTACGGCGCAACGCGTTTGGACGGCAGGCCGCGTCATTTGAGGCCGATCTTGATATTGCTGATCTTGCGGGCGGCGCGTTTCGCGGAGTATTCATCAGGGCCCCGTGGATCGAGAGCGTGGGTAAGTCGGCGCGCGTGCTCGCGACCCACGACGGTCACGTCGTCGCGGCGAGGCAGGATAGCCTTCTTGCGACAGTATTTCATCCAGAACTTACGGGTGATGTGCGCATGCATGCGTACTTCGTCGAGGAGGTCATCGGTTCTGCACGTCGATGA
- the pdxS gene encoding pyridoxal 5'-phosphate synthase lyase subunit PdxS — translation MSESTVETGTLRVKTGLAEMLKGGVIMDVVNAEQAKIAEDAGAVAVMALERVPADIRAVGGVARMADPSKVVEIMDAVTIPVMAKCRIGHFVEAQVLESLGVDYIDESEVLTPADEQYHVDKREFTVPFVCGARDLGEALRRIAEGAAMLRTKGEPGTGNVVEAVRHMRTMTDGIAWASSIRAEQLYDAAKQLGAPVELVRWVREHKRLPVVNFSAGGIATPADAALMMQLGCDGVFVGSGIFKSGDPSLRARAIVEATTHFEDPDVIARVSRDLGEAMVGINISEIPDAERMQERGW, via the coding sequence GTGAGTGAATCCACTGTTGAAACCGGTACGCTCAGGGTGAAGACCGGTCTGGCCGAGATGCTCAAAGGCGGCGTCATCATGGATGTCGTCAACGCCGAGCAAGCCAAGATCGCTGAAGACGCCGGTGCCGTCGCCGTCATGGCGCTCGAACGGGTTCCGGCTGACATTCGCGCCGTTGGCGGTGTGGCCCGCATGGCGGACCCGAGCAAGGTCGTCGAGATAATGGACGCCGTCACGATCCCGGTCATGGCCAAATGCCGCATCGGCCACTTTGTTGAGGCGCAGGTGCTTGAGTCGCTCGGTGTCGACTACATCGATGAGTCCGAGGTGCTCACGCCCGCAGATGAGCAGTACCACGTTGACAAGCGGGAGTTCACCGTGCCTTTTGTCTGCGGCGCTCGTGATCTGGGCGAGGCGCTCCGCCGGATTGCCGAGGGCGCGGCGATGCTTCGCACCAAGGGAGAGCCGGGCACCGGTAACGTCGTGGAGGCGGTCCGCCACATGCGTACCATGACCGATGGCATCGCATGGGCATCGAGCATCCGTGCCGAGCAGCTCTATGACGCCGCCAAACAACTCGGCGCTCCGGTCGAACTCGTCCGGTGGGTACGCGAGCACAAGCGGCTTCCGGTGGTCAACTTCTCGGCAGGCGGCATCGCGACCCCCGCCGACGCCGCGCTCATGATGCAGCTTGGGTGCGATGGCGTGTTCGTGGGATCTGGCATTTTTAAGAGCGGAGACCCGTCCTTGCGTGCGCGTGCGATCGTCGAGGCGACGACGCACTTCGAAGACCCGGATGTGATCGCGAGGGTTTCGCGTGACCTCGGTGAAGCGATGGTGGGGATCAACATTTCCGAGATTCCCGACGCAGAGCGGATGCAGGAGCGGGGCTGGTAG
- the ruvC gene encoding crossover junction endodeoxyribonuclease RuvC, with protein MVILGIDPGLANTGWGVVEQDGSRFRCIAYGCVETAPGTRLPDRLAEIHDALRAVVDRYQPHSCAIENVYFSINVKTAFATGQARGVALLATRGLSAGTAEYGPGEVKLAVVGTGSAQKKQVQYMVRSILGLAEEPAPDHAADALALAICHANNRRGVLAEEGC; from the coding sequence GTGGTGATACTCGGCATCGATCCAGGACTCGCAAACACCGGTTGGGGCGTAGTAGAACAGGATGGCTCGCGATTCCGCTGTATCGCGTACGGTTGCGTAGAGACCGCGCCGGGCACCCGGTTGCCTGATCGGCTCGCCGAGATACACGACGCTCTCAGGGCGGTCGTCGACAGGTATCAGCCACACTCGTGCGCGATCGAGAACGTGTACTTCTCGATCAATGTTAAGACGGCGTTTGCGACCGGACAGGCACGCGGCGTCGCGCTTTTGGCCACGAGAGGGCTTTCGGCAGGGACGGCGGAGTATGGTCCCGGCGAGGTGAAGCTTGCCGTGGTGGGCACTGGATCGGCCCAAAAGAAGCAGGTTCAGTACATGGTCCGTTCGATTCTCGGTCTTGCGGAGGAACCCGCTCCCGATCATGCCGCTGACGCCTTGGCTCTCGCTATCTGCCACGCGAACAATCGCCGAGGAGTACTAGCTGAGGAAGGGTGCTGA
- a CDS encoding DUF3048 domain-containing protein, with protein MRKLWKNHRMLVIIAGAVASLALAAVAAAVILGAGEFQEPPAPEVTSAWPVAERERTIPRPPEPVRWPLTGIDAVDAEAPAATRIVSVKIENSPAARPQSNLDKADVVYETLTEGGITRFNALYHSEGPADVGPVRSARMSDTQVVPQYGALFANSGSSTGVNRALRAAGIENLNHGSTGVAYRRSQRRSAPHNLYLDVSRIREVAAERGLATTQRLEGFEFSPAVESTLATVRITVPFSRANTVAWTYDAEENVYLRVNNGSPHVDAVSGEQYSARNVVVMWARTSATGPSGIGGTTLEISLVGSNRATVFRDGVRIDCMWEASADKPPVFRDPAGRIVRLAPGNTWFQVIPANVDIVIE; from the coding sequence GTGAGAAAGCTTTGGAAGAATCATAGGATGCTCGTGATCATCGCCGGAGCGGTGGCGTCTCTCGCGCTTGCCGCCGTTGCCGCCGCGGTCATTCTCGGTGCGGGAGAGTTTCAGGAGCCGCCAGCGCCCGAGGTGACTTCGGCGTGGCCGGTAGCCGAGCGAGAGCGCACGATCCCGCGGCCGCCCGAGCCGGTTCGGTGGCCGCTCACCGGCATCGACGCCGTTGATGCGGAGGCGCCAGCCGCAACGCGAATCGTCTCGGTGAAGATCGAGAACTCACCGGCTGCGCGCCCGCAATCCAATCTCGACAAGGCAGACGTCGTCTACGAGACGCTCACCGAAGGCGGCATCACCCGATTCAACGCGTTGTACCACAGCGAGGGTCCCGCCGATGTTGGACCGGTTCGCAGTGCCCGCATGTCCGATACCCAGGTCGTCCCGCAGTACGGCGCCCTGTTCGCGAATTCGGGATCGAGCACCGGGGTGAACCGTGCGCTACGCGCCGCCGGGATAGAGAATCTCAACCATGGGAGCACGGGAGTCGCGTATCGCCGGTCGCAGAGAAGGTCTGCGCCCCACAACCTGTACCTTGATGTCTCCCGCATCCGGGAAGTCGCCGCGGAACGCGGTCTGGCCACCACTCAGCGCCTCGAAGGCTTCGAGTTTTCGCCCGCGGTCGAATCGACGCTCGCCACGGTGCGGATCACCGTCCCGTTCTCCCGGGCCAATACGGTCGCGTGGACGTATGACGCCGAGGAGAACGTCTACCTGCGGGTCAACAACGGTTCGCCACACGTCGACGCCGTGTCCGGGGAGCAGTATTCGGCACGCAACGTGGTTGTCATGTGGGCTAGGACGAGCGCGACCGGACCATCCGGCATTGGCGGGACGACCCTTGAGATATCCCTTGTCGGTTCGAACCGGGCGACCGTCTTTCGTGACGGTGTGCGCATTGACTGCATGTGGGAGGCGAGCGCGGACAAGCCACCTGTGTTTCGCGATCCCGCTGGGCGGATCGTGCGGCTCGCTCCGGGAAACACGTGGTTCCAGGTGATTCCTGCCAACGTTGATATTGTCATCGAGTAA